One Planctomycetaceae bacterium genomic window, TCATAAAGATGATGAGGGTTTGATCCAGAATTCCCTCGTCGCGCAGTCGCTGAATCACTTTTCCCACATGCTGATCAGTGAAGCGAACAGTATCCAGATAAGCCGCCCAATCCTGCAGCAGGACAGGATCCCGAGGATAATAGGGAGGCAGAGTGACACTTTCAGAGTCTATACACCCACCAAACTCTTCTTCCGCCTTCTGCTGAAGCGATGCTGCCGCGGTAGAAGTTCCGCCACGTAGTTTTCCTCCTGCCAGCTGGACCTGCATAAAGAATGGCTGGTCAGCTCCGCGCCCCTCCCAATCGTTGTCGTCATAGACCGAGGTGTCCCATTCGAAGTTGTAGTCGGTTTTTCCGAGGCCAGCTCCTGGCTTCTTCTTTCTGGATGCTGGCTTGTTCGCCTTCAAACCATTTCCAATGCAGGTGTAGTAACCGGCTCGCTGAAAGATCGCGGGAACAACTTCGATCCCTTCGGGCAAATGGATTCGAAGTTCACCACGACCACTTCGATGATGGTGTGCCCCGATGCTGGTCTGATACATCCCGGTGATGAATGCTGATCGACAGGGAGAACAAACAGGTGCAGTGACAAATGCATTCGTAAATCTGACTCCCTCGGCAGCAAGCTGATCAACCGCAGGCGTCTGGATAAGATCTTCGCCATAACATGAAAAATTGGCTGACATATCGTCAACAACGATCCACAGAATGTTCGGTCGATCGGACGCGGACGCCGCCGTTGGCAGACTCACGATCAGACTTAAGACAGCGACAGAGATGGCTTGCGGCCAGTTGATCTTCAGAATCTGGTTTTTCATTTGATATCCGTTTGAAAACTGTCGAGGCGGGCTTGGATCAACTGAAGAGTCTCCTGCTGACCGCCCTGAATAACAAGCGACTGTTCCAGTGGAGTCAGTACATCGCGGTGCTCTAACTGTGATTGAATGACTTGCTCATTTGCTTCAGATGCATCTTGTCCGAACGCCGCACGTTGTCGGACGCGCTCAATCAGTGTTTCGGGCCTGGCATCAAATTGCAGGATGATGAACGGCAGATTGCACTGAATGGCCCACTCTTGAAACATCCGGCGTTGAGAAGACTTCAGGAAAGTAGCATCGACAATCACCCCATAGCCCGAATCAACCACCGATTGCGCGAGCTCCAGCAGATGTCTGTAGACACGCTCCGATGACTGCGACGAATAAAGGCCCTTCCCAACTGATGACTGGCTGGTATCAAGAGCTGATAATCCGACCATACGTTTTCGTTCGACATCAGATCGAATTCTTACAAAGCCCAGTTGCTCAACAAGAGGCTGGCTGCCCCAGGTCTTGCCACTTCCTGATGGCCCGCATGTGATGATGATCGCAGGGTTCACTGGCTGGGTAAACGATCCCGCCAGTTTCAGGAACTGAGTCGATTCGCGACACAGCGATGTCACGACCTGGATCGAAACACCCGATTGCTGCGCACGTATCAAATCAACCTTGCATCGAACCACGGCTCGATATACGAGATAGAAGCGAAGCACCCCAAGCGCGTCGTAGTCTCCGGTGATCTGCAACCAACGATCAAGAAAACGCCATGCACAGGCAGCCTGGCCATGATCGTAAAGATCCATCATTGTGAAGGCGACTTCACAGGCGACATCGATCCAGCGAAATGCATCATTGAATTCGATACCATCAAACACCGTGACATGGCCGCTGGGATTAAGAAACATGTTGCCAAGATGCATATCTCCGTGACATTCTCGAATTCGCCCGTCCATGGCGCGCTTTTGAAATCGCGTTGCCAGTCTGCCTCCCTCCTTCATTGTCCACTGCTCGAGTGCAGCGACATCCGGTGTTCCCCCGCCCTGGCACAGCAGGTGCAGAGCCTTGAAGTTTTCCATGGGCGGACCAACGGCCGCGGCGACGGTCGCAAACGGAGAATCGGGCGGGGCGACATCAATCGACTCGTGAAAATGTCCGACCTGTTCTCCAAGATCGTCTATGATCTCAGACGTGAGCTTCCCCTGCTCTGCCATGCGGATCAAAAGCCGATCATTGTCGAACTGCCGCATGCAGACGGCGTATTCAATGATGGTTGACGACTCACATGGTGCGTTCAGATCCGACTCAACCCTTATCTGCCCGTCACCCAACCGACAAACCGGTACGACGCGCAGATAAAGGTCCGGGGCCAGTCTTCGATTCAGACGCAGCTCTTCCTCGCAAAAGTGCCTGCGGGACTGCAAGGTTGTAAAGTCAGCAAAACCAACGTCGACCGGTTTTTTGATTTTGTAGACGAATTGTCCCGTCAGAATCACCCACGAAATGTGCGTTTCAATCAGCCGAATCTGATCGACATCATGCAGCCAGGCAGATTCCGTGAGCAGGTCCTGAACATTGAACGGCATCATTCACATCCCGATCGCAAGTCATGTGCTCGGTATATCCCTGACAGAATCCGGGGAAGCGTCTGGTTCGGGTACCACATCAGGAGTCCCGCCTATAGTGGACGCCTCAACCGCTGCAGGCACACCCTGATCTATGATGGTGGTTGCAGATCCGGTCAACTTCTTCTTCCGTGGCTTTCGTTTCACTGTCCCCCACGCAAACACACCACCCGCCACCGCTCCCAGCAAATGCCCTTCCCATGAAATATTCGAATCTGTTCTGGGAAGCACACCCCAGATCAAAGTCCCGCCGTACAGCACACCAACAAGAATAGAGATTGCCATCGGAACGATCTTGCGTTCCAGCAAACCCGCGGTGATCAGGAATGCCATCAGGGCGTAAATCAGACCGCTTGCTCCCACATGTGCGTGGCTGCGTCCGACCAGCCAGAGCATTGCGCCAGACAGGATGACAAGGCAGATAATAACGCGAACAGGATGCGGACGAGAGCTGAACAGCAGCATCAGCAACACGACAAGCGGGACAGTGTTACTCAGCAGATGTTTCACGCTGCCGTGCAGAAAAGGCATGGTCAAGATGCCCCACAGTCCGCGTGTTGTGCGAGGAATCAGTCCCAGCTCACTGTTCAAATCCCAGGGCAAAATAAAGTCAATGCCAAAGATGACCCAGAGAATCCCGATGAATATCAGGATGCCGTTCAATTCTTTTCTCATGACGACGGATCCTCTGTCTCCTGTCGGTAAAGTCGCCGACTCTTCATTTCAAACCGTGGCAGTTGCCCCGGGGCGACGGCGACCACTTCGCAGCCGAACCCCAGTCTCTGCCGCAATGCTGATGTCACCTGACTGGTAAGATCATCGACAGACATCGCAGCATCTTCGACGGGTTCGATGGAAATGCTCAGTTCATTCATCGATCGAACGGTCCTGACATCAATTCGAAATTCCGCCACCTGTGGAATCTCACGTATGACAGCCTCGATACTCGAAGGAAACACGTTGTTTCCCCGAACGATGACCATATCGTCTGAACGTCCGAGGATTCCGCCCTCAAGCCATGTCAGCTGACGTCCTGTTGGATCTGCATCCGGAGACGCTTTGACAAGATCACGGGTCCTGTATCGAATCAACGGACTGCCAATTCGTCCCAGGTTCGTGATCACAAGTTCGCCAACCTGCCCCTTCTGAACGGGCTGCAGAGTTTCCGGATCAAGAATTTCTGCAATACATTCCGTCTCCAGCAAATAGAGACCACCGGGGCGA contains:
- a CDS encoding sulfatase — translated: MKNQILKINWPQAISVAVLSLIVSLPTAASASDRPNILWIVVDDMSANFSCYGEDLIQTPAVDQLAAEGVRFTNAFVTAPVCSPCRSAFITGMYQTSIGAHHHRSGRGELRIHLPEGIEVVPAIFQRAGYYTCIGNGLKANKPASRKKKPGAGLGKTDYNFEWDTSVYDDNDWEGRGADQPFFMQVQLAGGKLRGGTSTAAASLQQKAEEEFGGCIDSESVTLPPYYPRDPVLLQDWAAYLDTVRFTDQHVGKVIQRLRDEGILDQTLIIFMTDHGISHARGKQFLYNEGTHVPFIVRGPGIPAGRVRDDLIEHIDMAAISLGAAGLDVPAWMQGQDVFSTEYQTRTAVFAARDRCDETVDYIRSVRTNDYLYIRNFLPQRPHLQPNAYKDGKSIIQTLRRLHSNGELSELSERLLFSEERPVEELYAWKQDRWNLINLAGSPMHADALKNLRERLEQWQMDTNDHGPESMAMYDSDMSVYTTARVAKGLNQNSNEEDITLKNIRLMKKWASEGK
- a CDS encoding rhomboid family intramembrane serine protease — translated: MRKELNGILIFIGILWVIFGIDFILPWDLNSELGLIPRTTRGLWGILTMPFLHGSVKHLLSNTVPLVVLLMLLFSSRPHPVRVIICLVILSGAMLWLVGRSHAHVGASGLIYALMAFLITAGLLERKIVPMAISILVGVLYGGTLIWGVLPRTDSNISWEGHLLGAVAGGVFAWGTVKRKPRKKKLTGSATTIIDQGVPAAVEASTIGGTPDVVPEPDASPDSVRDIPST
- a CDS encoding AAA family ATPase, translating into MPFNVQDLLTESAWLHDVDQIRLIETHISWVILTGQFVYKIKKPVDVGFADFTTLQSRRHFCEEELRLNRRLAPDLYLRVVPVCRLGDGQIRVESDLNAPCESSTIIEYAVCMRQFDNDRLLIRMAEQGKLTSEIIDDLGEQVGHFHESIDVAPPDSPFATVAAAVGPPMENFKALHLLCQGGGTPDVAALEQWTMKEGGRLATRFQKRAMDGRIRECHGDMHLGNMFLNPSGHVTVFDGIEFNDAFRWIDVACEVAFTMMDLYDHGQAACAWRFLDRWLQITGDYDALGVLRFYLVYRAVVRCKVDLIRAQQSGVSIQVVTSLCRESTQFLKLAGSFTQPVNPAIIITCGPSGSGKTWGSQPLVEQLGFVRIRSDVERKRMVGLSALDTSQSSVGKGLYSSQSSERVYRHLLELAQSVVDSGYGVIVDATFLKSSQRRMFQEWAIQCNLPFIILQFDARPETLIERVRQRAAFGQDASEANEQVIQSQLEHRDVLTPLEQSLVIQGGQQETLQLIQARLDSFQTDIK